One region of Carya illinoinensis cultivar Pawnee chromosome 8, C.illinoinensisPawnee_v1, whole genome shotgun sequence genomic DNA includes:
- the LOC122318508 gene encoding uncharacterized protein LOC122318508 isoform X1, translating into MGTMAYHAGLSCRPQLRLTTFGIICSSQVGVSRRQALEQLDKKLAEDDDRAALSLAKDLQGKPGGLQCFGGARQVPQRLYSLDELRLNGMEASSLLSPVDVTLGSIERNLQLAAALGGLAAWSVLGFSPQQVLYFSLGLLFQWTLDSVSFDGGVGSLVLDTIGHTFSQKYHNRVIQNFLLCQYGPHVQHEAGHFLIAYLVGILPKGYTLTSLEALKKEGSLNVQAGTAFVDFEFVEEVNAGKVSATTLNRFSCIALAGVAAEYLLYGIAEGGLADINKLDMLLKSLAFTQKKADSQVRWSVLNTVLLLRRHE; encoded by the exons atgGGAACTATGGCCTATCATGCTGGTTTGTCATGTCGGCCGCAACTGAGACTCACAACATTCGGTATCATATGCTCGTCTCAGGTTGGTGTCTCGAGGCGACAGGCTTTGGAGCAACTGGATAAGAAGCTGGCCGAGGACGACGACAGGGCAGCACTCTCACTTGCTAAGGATTTGCAAGGCAAGCCTGGGGGGCTTCAATGCTTTGGGGGTGCTAGACAG GTGCCCCAAAGACTTTATTCCTTGGATGAATTGAGGCTGAATGGAATGGAAGCATCGTCTCTTTTATCACCGGTGGATGTAACACTTGGTTCAATAGAAAGAAACCTGCAACTTGCTGCTGCTCTGGGAGGGCTTGCTGCCTGGAGTGTGCTTGGCTTTAGCCCACAACAAGTTCTATATTTTTCTCTGGGGCTGCTGTTTCAATGGACACTGGATTCA GTCTCTTTTGATGGAGGTGTTGGTAGCTTGGTTCTTGATACAATTGGGCACACATTTAGTCAGAAGTACCACAATAGGGTTATTCAA AACTTTTTGTTATGTCAATATGGACCCCATGTGCAGCATGAAGCTGGCCATTTCTTAATCGCTTACTTAGTGGGCATTCTTCCCAAAGGATACACACTAACTAGTTTGGAAGCTTTGAAGAAGGAAGGATCTCTAAATGTTCAAGCTGGGACTGCTTTTGTGGATTTTGAATTTGTTGAAGAA GTTAATGCAGGAAAAGTATCTGCTACA ACACTGAACAGATTCTCATGTATAGCACTGGCGGGTGTGGCGGCTGAGTATCTTTTATATGGAATTGCTGAGGGAGGCCTTGCTGACATTAACAAG TTGGACATGCTACTCAAAAGCTTGGCCTTCACACAGAAGAAAGCGGATTCCCAAGTCAGATGGTCTGTACTGAATACAGTCCTACTTTTGCGGCGCCATGAATAA
- the LOC122318508 gene encoding uncharacterized protein LOC122318508 isoform X3 translates to MGTMAYHAGLSCRPQLRLTTFGIICSSQVGVSRRQALEQLDKKLAEDDDRAALSLAKDLQGKPGGLQCFGGARQVPQRLYSLDELRLNGMEASSLLSPVDVTLGSIERNLQLAAALGGLAAWSVLGFSPQQVLYFSLGLLFQWTLDSVSFDGGVGSLVLDTIGHTFSQKYHNRVIQHEAGHFLIAYLVGILPKGYTLTSLEALKKEGSLNVQAGTAFVDFEFVEETLNRFSCIALAGVAAEYLLYGIAEGGLADINKLDMLLKSLAFTQKKADSQVRWSVLNTVLLLRRHE, encoded by the exons atgGGAACTATGGCCTATCATGCTGGTTTGTCATGTCGGCCGCAACTGAGACTCACAACATTCGGTATCATATGCTCGTCTCAGGTTGGTGTCTCGAGGCGACAGGCTTTGGAGCAACTGGATAAGAAGCTGGCCGAGGACGACGACAGGGCAGCACTCTCACTTGCTAAGGATTTGCAAGGCAAGCCTGGGGGGCTTCAATGCTTTGGGGGTGCTAGACAG GTGCCCCAAAGACTTTATTCCTTGGATGAATTGAGGCTGAATGGAATGGAAGCATCGTCTCTTTTATCACCGGTGGATGTAACACTTGGTTCAATAGAAAGAAACCTGCAACTTGCTGCTGCTCTGGGAGGGCTTGCTGCCTGGAGTGTGCTTGGCTTTAGCCCACAACAAGTTCTATATTTTTCTCTGGGGCTGCTGTTTCAATGGACACTGGATTCA GTCTCTTTTGATGGAGGTGTTGGTAGCTTGGTTCTTGATACAATTGGGCACACATTTAGTCAGAAGTACCACAATAGGGTTATTCAA CATGAAGCTGGCCATTTCTTAATCGCTTACTTAGTGGGCATTCTTCCCAAAGGATACACACTAACTAGTTTGGAAGCTTTGAAGAAGGAAGGATCTCTAAATGTTCAAGCTGGGACTGCTTTTGTGGATTTTGAATTTGTTGAAGAA ACACTGAACAGATTCTCATGTATAGCACTGGCGGGTGTGGCGGCTGAGTATCTTTTATATGGAATTGCTGAGGGAGGCCTTGCTGACATTAACAAG TTGGACATGCTACTCAAAAGCTTGGCCTTCACACAGAAGAAAGCGGATTCCCAAGTCAGATGGTCTGTACTGAATACAGTCCTACTTTTGCGGCGCCATGAATAA
- the LOC122318508 gene encoding uncharacterized protein LOC122318508 isoform X2: MGTMAYHAGLSCRPQLRLTTFGIICSSQVGVSRRQALEQLDKKLAEDDDRAALSLAKDLQGKPGGLQCFGGARQVPQRLYSLDELRLNGMEASSLLSPVDVTLGSIERNLQLAAALGGLAAWSVLGFSPQQVLYFSLGLLFQWTLDSVSFDGGVGSLVLDTIGHTFSQKYHNRVIQNFLLCQYGPHVQHEAGHFLIAYLVGILPKGYTLTSLEALKKEGSLNVQAGTAFVDFEFVEETLNRFSCIALAGVAAEYLLYGIAEGGLADINKLDMLLKSLAFTQKKADSQVRWSVLNTVLLLRRHE, translated from the exons atgGGAACTATGGCCTATCATGCTGGTTTGTCATGTCGGCCGCAACTGAGACTCACAACATTCGGTATCATATGCTCGTCTCAGGTTGGTGTCTCGAGGCGACAGGCTTTGGAGCAACTGGATAAGAAGCTGGCCGAGGACGACGACAGGGCAGCACTCTCACTTGCTAAGGATTTGCAAGGCAAGCCTGGGGGGCTTCAATGCTTTGGGGGTGCTAGACAG GTGCCCCAAAGACTTTATTCCTTGGATGAATTGAGGCTGAATGGAATGGAAGCATCGTCTCTTTTATCACCGGTGGATGTAACACTTGGTTCAATAGAAAGAAACCTGCAACTTGCTGCTGCTCTGGGAGGGCTTGCTGCCTGGAGTGTGCTTGGCTTTAGCCCACAACAAGTTCTATATTTTTCTCTGGGGCTGCTGTTTCAATGGACACTGGATTCA GTCTCTTTTGATGGAGGTGTTGGTAGCTTGGTTCTTGATACAATTGGGCACACATTTAGTCAGAAGTACCACAATAGGGTTATTCAA AACTTTTTGTTATGTCAATATGGACCCCATGTGCAGCATGAAGCTGGCCATTTCTTAATCGCTTACTTAGTGGGCATTCTTCCCAAAGGATACACACTAACTAGTTTGGAAGCTTTGAAGAAGGAAGGATCTCTAAATGTTCAAGCTGGGACTGCTTTTGTGGATTTTGAATTTGTTGAAGAA ACACTGAACAGATTCTCATGTATAGCACTGGCGGGTGTGGCGGCTGAGTATCTTTTATATGGAATTGCTGAGGGAGGCCTTGCTGACATTAACAAG TTGGACATGCTACTCAAAAGCTTGGCCTTCACACAGAAGAAAGCGGATTCCCAAGTCAGATGGTCTGTACTGAATACAGTCCTACTTTTGCGGCGCCATGAATAA